The Raphanus sativus cultivar WK10039 chromosome 2, ASM80110v3, whole genome shotgun sequence genome includes a region encoding these proteins:
- the LOC108821803 gene encoding berberine bridge enzyme-like 21: MLTTRPTLVSVGFFLLFLSLPLISSFSQPSVSSSVYNTFLKCLSEKTQTPQHQISKIVFSKTNPSYTSVLRAYIRNARFNTSSTPKPTIIVTPLTYKHVSAAVVCSKPLKFVFKIRSGGHDYDGLSYISDKPFFILDMSNLRQVSVDIADQTAWISAGATLGEVYYSIWEKSKVLGFPAGVCPTVGVGGHVSGGGYGNMIRKYGLSVDHFIDGKIVDVNGDVLDRKGMGEDLFWAISGGGGGSFGVVLGYKVKLVPVPATVTVFRVEQYMESGAVDMVHKWQFVGPKTDRNLFMRMLIQPATRNKKKTVRATVVALFLGRADDVVSLLSKELPELALKKEDCKEMTWFQSALYWYNYLNATETDPKVFLDRNLDSAGFGKRKSDYVQTEIPRNGIESLFKRMAELGKIGLVFNPYGGRMAEIAEDATPFPHRNMLYKIQYSINWKISSPEIEERYLKQARVLHNFMTRFVSKNPRSAYLNYRDIDIGVNDHGANSFVEGEVYGRMYFGKNFDRLVKIKTAVDPDNFFWNEQSIPVAQKKKEQSILTLPNKVYYDMYETLYPPILHEYMRKNKAAA; encoded by the coding sequence ATGCTCACGACACGACCAACATTAGTCTCTGTCGgtttcttcctcctcttcctctctctgCCTCTGATCTCCTCTTTCTCTCAACCATCAGTATCCTCGTCAGTCTACAACACATTCCTCAAATGCCTCTCGGAGAAGACCCAAACGCCGCAACACCAAATCTCCAAGATCGTCTTCTCTAAGACCAATCCTTCTTACACATCCGTCCTCCGCGCTTACATCCGCAATGCAAGATTCAACACTTCCTCCACTCCCAAACCGACCATCATCGTCACTCCTCTCACCTATAAGCACGTCAGCGCCGCCGTCGTCTGCTCGAAGCCTTTGAAGTTCGTCTTCAAGATCCGAAGCGGCGGCCACGACTACGACGGTCTCTCCTACATCTCCGACAAACCGTTTTTCATCCTCGACATGTCGAACCTCCGCCAGGTCTCCGTCGACATCGCCGATCAAACGGCGTGGATCTCCGCCGGAGCCACTCTCGGCGAGGTTTACTACAGTATCTGGGAGAAAAGCAAGGTCCTTGGATTCCCTGCCGGAGTTTGTCCGACGGTCGGTGTCGGAGGTCACGTGAGCGGCGGCGGGTACGGTAACATGATAAGGAAGTACGGTTTGTCGGTTGATCACTTCATCGACGGTAAGATTGTTGACGTAAACGGCGACGTTTTAGACCGGAAAGGGATGGGGGAAGATCTTTTCTGGGCTATCTCCGGCGGCGGAGGAGGGAGCTTCGGAGTCGTTTTGGGTTACAAGGTCAAGCTCGTTCCGGTTCCAGCAACCGTGACGGTGTTCCGGGTGGAGCAGTATATGGAGTCCGGAGCGGTGGACATGGTTCACAAGTGGCAGTTTGTTGGTCCGAAAACCGACAGGAATCTGTTCATGAGGATGCTGATCCAACCGGCGActagaaacaagaagaagacggTGAGAGCCACTGTGGTTGCTCTGTTCTTAGGGAGAGCAGACGACGTCGTTTCGCTGCTTAGTAAAGAGCTTCCCGAGCTGGCTCTAAAGAAGGAGGACTGTAAGGAGATGACTTGGTTCCAGTCCGCGTTGTATTGGTACAATTACTTAAACGCTACCGAGACCGATCCCAAAGTGTTTCTCGATCGGAATCTCGACTCCGCCGGCTTCGGTAAGAGGAAGTCTGATTACGTCCAGACAGAGATTCCAAGAAACGGGATCGAGTCTCTGTTCAAGAGGATGGCTGAGTTAGGAAAGATCGGGCTCGTTTTCAACCCTTACGGTGGAAGGATGGCGGAGATAGCGGAGGACGCGACACCGTTCCCGCACAGAAACATGCTTTACAAGATTCAGTACTCTATCAACTGGAAAATATCGTCTCCGGAGATAGAGGAGCGTTACTTGAAACAAGCCAGAGTGCTTCACAATTTCATGACCAGGTTTGTGAGCAAGAACCCTAGAAGTGCTTACTTGAACTACCGTGATATCGATATCGGGGTGAATGATCATGGGGCGAATAGTTTTGTGGAAGGAGAGGTGTATGGAAGGATGTATTTTGGTAAAAACTTTGATCGATTAGTGAAGATTAAAACCGCGGTGGATCCGGATAATTTCTTCTGGAATGAACAGAGTATAcctgttgctcaaaaaaaaaaagaacagagtATACTTACATTGCCAAATAAGGTATATTATGATATGTATGAGACTTTATATCCGCCTATATTGCATGAGTATATGAGGAAGAATAAGGCTGCGGCGTGA
- the LOC108842708 gene encoding tripeptidyl-peptidase 2, with translation MDVSLQINGALFGGPSCSSSYWASSSTSLSLPLTFHRRSCCSRSRRIRVRRSGFSAMPSETLTASRVGCGGGGGGGGGVAGTDNFKLNESTFLASLMPKKEIGADRFIEAHPEYDGRGVVIAIFDSGFDPSAAGLHVTSDGKPKVLDVIDCTGSGDIDTSTVVKANEDGLIPGASGVPLVVNSSWKNPTGEWRVGCKLVYELFTDTLTSRVKKERKKTWDEKNQEEIAKAVKILYDFDQKHSKVDDTKLKKTREDLQSRVDFLKKQADNYEDKGPVIDAVVWHDGEVWRVALDTQSLEEDPDCGELADFTPLTNYRIERKCGVFSRLDACSFVTNVYDEGKVLSIVTDSSPHGTHVAGIATAHHPEEHLLNGMAPGAQIISCKIGDSRLGSMETGTGLTRALIAALEHNCDIVNMSYGEAALLPDYGRFVDLVTEAVNKRRLIFVSSAGNNGPALTTVGAPGGTTSSIIGVGAYVSPAMAAGAHSVVEPPCEGLEYTWSSRGPTSDGDLGVCISAAGGAVAPVPTWTLQRRMLMNGTSMSSPSACGAIALLLSAMKAEGIPVSPYSVRRALENTSTPVGDLPEDKLSAGQGLMQVDKAYEYLKQFKDFPCVFYQTKVNLSGKTSPTSRGIYLREATASRQSTEWTVQVEPKFHEGASNLKELVPFEECLELHSTNEGVVRIPDYLLLTHNGRSFNVVVDPTNLEDGVHYFEVYGIDCKAPQRGPVFRIPVTIIIPKTVESRPPVISFQQMSFISGHIERRFIEVPLGATWAEATIRTSGFDTTRRFYIDTLQICPLRRPIKWENATTFASPSAKSFAFPVVSGQTMELALAQFWSSGLGSREPTIVDFEIAFHGIGVNKEELILDGSEAPIKVEAEALLASEKLIPVAVLNKIRVPYQPVDAQLKTLSTCRDRLLSGKQILALTLTYKFKLEDAAEVKPYIPLLNNRIYDTKFESQFYMISDANKRVYAMGDVYPESSKLPKGEYKLQLYLRHENVQLLEKLKQLIVFIERNMGEVRLSLHSEPDGPVTGNGAFKSSVLMPGVKEAFYLGPPTKDKIPKNTPQGSVLVGEISYGKLSFDDKEGKNPKDNPVSYPISYVVPPNKPEEDKKAASASSSCKSVSERLEEEVRDIKIKFLGNLKQETEEDRSEWRKLCSCLKSEYPNCTRLLAKILESLLSRSEAGTKISHHEEIIDAANEVIRSVDVDELARFLLQKSEPEDEEAESLKKKMEMTRDQLAEALYQKGLAMARLENLKGKKEDEGEEESSQKDKFEENFKELAKWVDVKSSKFCTLSVLREKRLSRPGTALKVLEEMIQNENETANKKLYEMKLVLLEELGWSHLVTYEKQWMQVRFPTSLPLF, from the exons ATGGACGTGAGTCTGCAGATTAACGGCGCGTTGTTCGGAGGCCCGTcgtgttcttcttcttattgGGCTTCTTCGTCCACGTCACTCTCTCTTCCATTAACTTTTCATCGAAGAAGCTGCTGCTCTCGCTCTCGTCGAATTCGAGTAAGACGGAGTGGTTTCTCGGCGATGCCTTCTGAGACTCTTACGGCTTCTCGCGTCGGTtgtggcggaggaggaggaggaggaggcggtgtCGCTGGAACTGATAATTTCAAGCTGAACGAATCAACCTTCCTTGCTTCTCTCATGCCTAAGAAAGAGATCGGTGCGGATCGCTTCATCGAAGCTCATCCTGAGTACGACGGTCGTGGCGTAGTCATCGCTATCTTTG attctGGTTTTGATCCTTCTGCTGCTGGCTTGCATGTAACATCTGATGGAAAACCCAAGGTTTTGGACGTCATCGACTG caCTGGTAGTGGGGATATAGATACATCCACAGTGGTTAAAGCCAATGAAGATGGTCTTATTCCTGGAGCATCAG GGGTACCGTTGGTTGTCAATTCTTCATGGAAGAACCCCACTGGAGAGTGGCGTGTAGGTTGCAAGTTGGTTTACGAGCTATTTACTGATACCTTAACTTCTCGTGTCAAG aaagagagaaagaaaaccTGGGATGAAAAGAATCAGGAAGAAATTGCAAAGGCTGTCAAGATTCTGTATGACTTCGATCAG AAGCACAGCAAGGTGGATGATACGAAACTGAAGAAGACACGTGAAGACCTCCAAAGCAGAGTTGATTTCCTAAAGAAACAAGCTGAT aaCTATGAAGACAAAGGGCCTGTTATTGATGCTGTCGTGTGGCATGATGGGGAAGTATGGAGGGTTGCACTTGATACGCAGAGTCTTGAAGAAGATCCAGATTGCGGGGAACTAGCAGACTTCACACCCCTGACTAATTACCG AATTGAGCGGAAGTGCGGAGTGTTTAGCCGACTAGATGCTTGCTCCTTTGTTACTAATGTGTATGATGAGGGAAAGGTCCTAAGCATTGTAACTGATAGTTCTCCACATGGCACTCATGTTGCTGGGATAGCTACCGCACACCACCCCGAG GAGCACTTGTTGAATGGGATGGCACCTGGTGCGCAGATTATATCTTGCAAAATTGGAGATTCGCGGTTAGGGTCAATGGAGACCGGAACTGGCTTGACACGGGCACTGATAGCTGCCCTGGAG CATAATTGTGATATTGTCAACATGAGCTATGGAGAGGCAGCATTACTTCCAGACTACGGACGCTTTGTTGATCTTGTTACTGAA GCTGTGAACAAGAGACGCCTAATATTTGTAAGTAGTGCTGGTAACAACGGCCCAGCATTAACAACAGTTGGTGCACCTGGTGGAACAACTTCCAGTATCATTGGTGTTGGCGCATATGTTTCTCCTGCAATGGCAGCTGGTGCCCATTCGGTAGtcgaacctccctgtgaagggCTTGAATATACTTG GTCAAGCCGGGGGCCAACCTCTGATGGAGATTTAGGTGTCTGCATAAGTGCAGCTGGTGGGGCTGTTGCTCCTGTTCCTACATGGACGCTTCAAAGACGCATGCTCATGAATGGAACATCAATGTCATCTCCTTCTGCCTGTGGAGCAATTGCGCTACTTCTGAGTGCGATGAAG GCTGAGGGTATCCCAGTTAGCCCATACAGTGTGAGAAGGGCCCTTGAGAATACATCAACTCCTGTAGGGGATCTACCTGAAGATAAACTATCTGCTGGACAAGGGCTTATGCAAGTTGATAA GGCATATGAATACTTGAAGCAGTTTAAGGATTTTCCATGTGTATTTTATCAGACAAAGGTCAATCTCTCGGGAAAAACAA GTCCAACATCACGGGGCATCTACCTACGGGAGGCTACTGCTTCCAGACAGTCGACTGAG TGGACGGTACAAGTTGAGCCGAAGTTCCATGAAGGTGCAAGTAATTTAAAGGAACTTGTCCCGTTTGAGGAATGTCTCGAGTTGCATTCCACAAATGAAGGAGTTGTGCGGATTCCTGATTATCTCCTTCTCACTCATAACGGACGTAGCTTCAA CGTTGTTGTGGACCCCACAAATTTGGAGGATGGTGTGCATTACTTTGAAGTTTATGGGATTGATTGCAAAGCTCCACAGCGTGGTCCTGTTTTCAGAATCCCAGTAACAATAATAATTCCCAAGACTGTGGAAAGTCGACCTCCAGTTATTTCATTTCAACAAATGTCTTTCATCTCAG GCCACATTGAACGAAGATTTATCGAGGTACCACTTGGAGCAACATGGGCTGAGGCTACGATACGAACTTCAGGGTTTGATACTACACGGAGATTTTATATTGATACGCTTCAG ATTTGCCCATTGCGAAGGCCTATCAAGTGGGAGAACGCTACAACTTTTGCATCTCCGTCTGCGAAAAGCTTCGCGTTTCCAGTGGTTAGTGGTCAAACGATGGAACTAGCTCTAGCTCAATTCTGGTCCAGTGGCCTTGGAAGTCGTGAACCAACTATCGTTGACTTTGAG aTTGCATTCCACGGAATTGGTGTCAATAAAGAAGAGTTGATACTTGATGGAAGTGAAGCACCAATAAAAGTTGAAGCTGAAGCACTATTGGCATCTGAAAAACTCATTCCCGTAGCTGTTCTGAACAAG ATACGAGTTCCTTATCAACCTGTTGATGCACAACTTAAGACTCTATCAACTTGCCGCGATAGACTACTGTCGGGCAAACAGATACTAGCATTGACATTAAC CTACAAGTTCAAATTAGAGGATGCAGCTGAAGTGAAACCGTATATACCTTTATTGAACAATCGCATATATGACACTAAATTTGAGTCCCAATTCTATATGATCTCTGATGCCAACAAG CGTGTATATGCAATGGGTGACGTTTATCCTGAGTCTTCTAAACTTCCCAAGGGTGAATATAAACTTCAGCTGTATCTGAG GCATGAAAATGTGCAGCTGCTGGAAAAACTGAAGCAGCTCATTGTGTTCATTGAAAGAAATATGGGG GAGGTTCGGTTGAGCTTACATTCTGAACCAGATGGTCCGGTCACAGGAAATGGTGCCTTTAAGTCTTCTGTTCTAATGCCAGG GGTGAAGGAGGCGTTTTATCTGGGCCCACCAACAAAGGATAAGATACCCAAG AATACTCCACAAGGATCTGTGCTGGTGGGAGAAATCTCATATGGGAAATTGTCTTTTGATGATAAAGAAGGGAAGAATCCAAAGGATAATCCTGTTTCTTATCCGATATCATATGTGGTTCCACCAAATAAG CCTGAGGAAGATAAGAAAGCGGCTTCTGCTTCAAGTAGCTGTAAATCTGTTTCAGAACGCTTGGAAGAAGAG GTTCGTGACATAAAGATCAAATTTCTCGGGAACCTAAAGCAAGAGACTGAGGAAGATCGTTCGGAGTGGAGAAAGTTGTGTTCTTGTCTCAAG TCTGAATACCCAAACTGTACTCGATTGCTTGCTAAGATCTTAGAAAGTTTGCTGTCTCGGTCTGAAGCTGGGACCAAAATCAGCCATCACGAAGAG ATTATAGATGCTGCAAACGAAGTAATACGCAGCGTTGACGTAGACGAGTTAGCGAGATTCTTGCTACAAAAAAGTGAACCAGAAGACGAGGAAGCAGAG AGtttaaagaagaaaatggagatGACCCGTGACCAACTGGCAGAAGCGCTATACCAGAAAGGGTTAGCCATGGCGAGACTCGAGAATTTGAAG GGTAAGAAGgaagatgaaggagaagaagaaagtagCCAAAAGGATAAGTTCGAAGAAAATTTCAAAGAACTGGCGAAATGGGTAGACGTGAAATCATCCAAGTTCTGTACTCTCTCTGTTCTAAGAGAGAAACGGCTCTCACGACCCGGGACTGCATTGAAG GTACTTGAGGAGATGATCCAAAATGAGAACGAGACAGCTAATAAGAAACTGTACGAAATGAAACTGGTTTTGCTGGAGGAGTTAGGTTGGAGCCATTTGGTTACGTATGAGAAGCAATGGATGCAAGTTCGTTTCCCTACAAGCTTACCTCTCTTTTAG